A single window of Streptomyces aquilus DNA harbors:
- a CDS encoding small secreted protein, giving the protein MEGTNPVNKKLAAALSGGAVLAMALSACSSGDDNSEKLDAWAKQVCDAVQPQAKKIEAANAAIQQQTSDNSKPEDVQKTDAQAFQDMSDAYKAIGAAVQKAGAPDTGDSKNAEKKQQDAVKELNSLSASYASLKKQVDELDTKDQGKFADGLKDVATELDKLSTTGSDALKNLEEGDVGKAMAEQESCKSASTAPSATNG; this is encoded by the coding sequence ATGGAAGGGACCAATCCGGTGAACAAGAAGCTCGCAGCCGCGCTGTCCGGCGGTGCGGTACTGGCGATGGCGCTGTCGGCATGCAGCAGCGGTGACGACAACAGCGAGAAGCTCGACGCCTGGGCCAAGCAGGTCTGTGACGCCGTACAGCCGCAGGCCAAGAAGATCGAGGCCGCGAACGCCGCGATCCAGCAGCAGACCTCGGACAACAGCAAGCCGGAGGACGTCCAGAAGACCGACGCCCAGGCCTTCCAGGACATGTCCGACGCCTACAAGGCGATCGGCGCGGCCGTGCAGAAGGCCGGGGCGCCCGACACCGGCGACAGCAAGAACGCCGAGAAGAAGCAGCAGGACGCGGTCAAGGAGCTCAACAGCCTGTCCGCCTCCTACGCCTCCCTCAAGAAGCAGGTCGACGAGCTCGACACGAAGGACCAGGGCAAGTTCGCGGACGGCCTCAAGGACGTCGCGACCGAGCTCGACAAGCTCAGCACGACCGGCAGCGACGCCCTCAAGAACCTCGAAGAGGGTGACGTCGGCAAGGCGATGGCCGAGCAGGAGAGCTGCAAGAGCGCGTCCACCGCGCCGTCGGCGACGAACGGCTGA
- a CDS encoding DUF7059 domain-containing protein — MSDSSLAPLPSADRPDVAAALRDALLSASFTADGLLELLGAPAYAALARSETVPALRATRGDSALEVLVRLFLLQQPVRHARVADVLPLEACLEAGWLVRAGADEVAATVDVRPYGGPDGEDWFIVSDLGCAVGGAGGIGSRAEGVVLGVGGASTTLAGITVRTPVGSALDLGTGSGIQALHAARHATRVTATDLNPRALHITALTLALSGAPAAELREGSLFEPVRDDETYDLIVSNPPFVISPGARLTYRDGGMGGDDLCRSLVQQAGERLNEGGFAQFLANWQHVEGEDWQDRLRSWVPRGCDAWIVQREVQDVTQYAELWLRDAGDHRGDPAEYQALYDAWLDEFEARKVKAVGFGWITLRRTAAAVPSVVAEEWPHPVEQPLGDTVAAHFERLDYLRAHDDAALLEGHFKLAPEIVQEQVGLPGAEDPEHVVLRQNRGMRRATKVDTVGAGFAGVCDGSLSAGRILDAIAQLVGEDPVLLRDRTPAQIRVLVEQGFLEPA, encoded by the coding sequence GTGAGTGACTCCAGCCTTGCCCCCCTGCCCTCCGCCGACCGCCCCGACGTCGCCGCCGCCCTGCGCGACGCCCTCCTGAGCGCCTCCTTCACCGCCGACGGCCTGCTCGAACTGCTCGGCGCCCCCGCCTACGCGGCGCTCGCCCGCAGCGAGACCGTGCCCGCGCTGCGGGCCACCCGCGGGGACAGCGCGCTGGAGGTGCTCGTACGGCTCTTCCTGTTGCAGCAACCCGTGCGCCACGCGCGCGTGGCGGACGTACTGCCCCTGGAGGCGTGTCTGGAGGCCGGGTGGCTGGTGCGGGCCGGCGCCGACGAAGTGGCCGCGACGGTGGACGTACGGCCGTACGGCGGGCCCGACGGCGAGGACTGGTTCATCGTGTCCGACCTCGGGTGCGCCGTGGGCGGCGCCGGTGGCATCGGCAGCCGCGCGGAGGGTGTCGTCCTCGGCGTGGGCGGTGCCTCCACGACCCTCGCCGGCATCACCGTCCGCACGCCCGTCGGCTCCGCGCTCGACCTCGGCACCGGGTCCGGCATTCAGGCGCTGCACGCCGCGCGGCACGCCACGCGCGTGACGGCGACCGACCTCAACCCGCGCGCGCTGCACATCACCGCGCTGACCCTGGCCCTGTCCGGCGCCCCGGCGGCCGAGCTGCGGGAGGGCTCGCTCTTCGAGCCGGTGCGCGACGACGAGACGTACGACCTGATCGTCTCCAACCCGCCCTTCGTGATCTCGCCGGGCGCCCGGCTGACGTACCGGGACGGCGGGATGGGCGGGGACGATCTGTGCCGGTCGCTCGTTCAGCAGGCGGGGGAACGGCTGAACGAGGGCGGGTTCGCGCAGTTCCTCGCCAACTGGCAGCACGTGGAAGGGGAGGACTGGCAGGACAGGCTCAGGTCGTGGGTGCCGCGCGGGTGCGACGCGTGGATCGTCCAGCGCGAGGTGCAGGACGTCACGCAGTACGCCGAGCTGTGGCTCAGGGACGCCGGTGACCACCGTGGGGACCCGGCCGAGTACCAGGCGCTGTACGACGCCTGGCTGGACGAGTTCGAGGCGCGCAAGGTGAAGGCGGTCGGGTTCGGCTGGATCACCCTGCGGAGGACGGCGGCCGCCGTGCCCTCGGTCGTCGCGGAGGAGTGGCCGCACCCCGTCGAGCAGCCGCTCGGCGACACCGTCGCGGCGCACTTCGAGCGGCTCGACTATCTGCGGGCGCACGACGACGCGGCGCTGCTGGAAGGGCACTTCAAGCTGGCGCCGGAGATCGTGCAGGAGCAGGTCGGGCTGCCCGGCGCCGAGGACCCGGAGCATGTGGTGCTGCGCCAGAACCGTGGCATGCGCCGCGCCACCAAGGTGGACACGGTCGGCGCGGGTTTCGCCGGCGTGTGCGACGGCTCGTTGAGCGCGGGGCGCATCCTGGACGCCATCGCGCAACTGGTGGGCGAGGACCCGGTGTTGCTGCGGGACCGTACGCCGGCGCAGATCAGGGTGCTGGTGGAGCAGGGGTTCCTGGAGCCGGCCTGA
- a CDS encoding sodium-translocating pyrophosphatase, producing the protein MAGLSTPQLDHPTSLAAAVLTDDNRIIVWVIAAVAVAALVVAGVLVRQVLAAGEGTDSMKEIASAVQEGANAYLARQLRTLGVFAVVVFFLLMLLPADDWNQRAGRSVFFLIGAGFSAATGYIGMWLAVRSNVRVAAAAREATPAEGEPEKDLTAVSHKAMKIAFRTGGVVGMFTVGLGLLGASCVVLVYAADAPKVLEGFGLGAALIAMFMRVGGGIFTKAADVGADLVGKVEQGIPEDDPRNAATIADNVGDNVGDCAGMAADLFESYAVTLVAALILGKAAFGDAGLAFPLIVPAIGVLTAMIGIFAVAPRRSDRSGMSAINRGFFISAVISLVLVAAAVFAYLPSSYADLDGVTEGEIAGKGGDPRILALVAVAIGILLAAVIQQLTGYFTETNRRPVMDIGKSSLTGPATVVLAGISVGLESAVYTALLIGLGVYGAFLLGGTSIMLALFAVALAGTGLLTTVGVIVAMDTFGPVSDNAQGIAEMSGDVEGAGAQVLTNLDAVGNTTKAITKGIAIATAVLAASALFGSYRDAITTGARDVGEKLSGDGAPMSLMMDISQPNNLVGLIAGAAVVFLFSGLAINAVSRSAGSVVYEVRRQFREHPGIMDYSEKPEYGKVVDICTRDALRELATPGLLAVLAPIFIGFTLGVGALGSFLAGAIGAGTLMAVFLANSGGAWDNAKKLVEDGHHGGKGSEAHAATVIGDTVGDPFKDTAGPAINPLLKVMNLVALLIAPAVIKFSYGEDKSIGVRIGIALLSLAVIVGAVYVSKRRGIAVGDEEDSAKRVAGSADPAVVS; encoded by the coding sequence ATGGCGGGGCTTTCTACCCCTCAGTTGGACCATCCCACTTCTCTCGCAGCCGCGGTCCTGACCGACGACAACCGGATCATCGTCTGGGTGATCGCCGCCGTCGCGGTGGCCGCGCTCGTGGTCGCGGGTGTCCTGGTGCGCCAGGTGCTCGCGGCGGGCGAGGGAACCGACAGCATGAAAGAGATCGCATCGGCCGTACAGGAAGGCGCGAACGCCTATCTGGCCCGGCAGTTGCGCACGCTCGGCGTATTCGCCGTGGTCGTGTTCTTCCTGCTCATGCTGCTGCCCGCGGACGACTGGAATCAGCGCGCCGGTCGGTCCGTCTTCTTCTTGATCGGCGCGGGGTTCTCGGCGGCCACCGGTTATATCGGCATGTGGCTCGCCGTGCGCAGCAATGTGCGCGTAGCCGCGGCGGCACGGGAAGCGACCCCGGCGGAAGGTGAACCGGAAAAGGATCTCACCGCCGTCTCGCACAAAGCAATGAAGATCGCTTTCCGCACGGGCGGCGTCGTCGGCATGTTCACGGTGGGGCTCGGTCTGCTGGGCGCCTCCTGTGTCGTGCTGGTGTACGCGGCCGATGCGCCGAAGGTGCTCGAGGGCTTCGGCCTCGGGGCCGCCCTGATCGCCATGTTCATGCGTGTCGGTGGCGGCATCTTCACCAAGGCCGCCGACGTCGGCGCCGACCTGGTCGGCAAGGTCGAGCAGGGCATTCCGGAGGACGACCCGCGCAATGCCGCGACCATCGCCGACAACGTGGGCGACAACGTCGGCGACTGCGCCGGCATGGCGGCCGACCTCTTCGAGTCGTACGCCGTGACCCTGGTCGCCGCGCTGATCCTCGGCAAGGCGGCCTTCGGTGACGCCGGGCTCGCCTTCCCGCTGATCGTGCCCGCGATCGGTGTGCTGACGGCCATGATCGGCATCTTCGCGGTGGCGCCGCGCCGGTCCGACCGCAGCGGCATGTCCGCGATCAACCGGGGGTTCTTCATCTCCGCGGTGATCTCGCTCGTGCTGGTGGCCGCGGCCGTCTTCGCGTACCTGCCGTCGTCGTACGCCGATCTCGACGGCGTCACCGAGGGGGAGATCGCCGGGAAGGGCGGCGACCCGCGGATCCTCGCGCTCGTCGCGGTCGCCATCGGCATCCTGCTCGCCGCCGTCATCCAGCAGCTGACCGGCTACTTCACCGAGACCAACCGGCGTCCCGTCATGGACATCGGGAAGTCCTCGCTCACCGGCCCGGCCACCGTCGTCCTCGCCGGTATCTCCGTCGGTCTCGAATCGGCCGTCTACACCGCCCTGCTGATCGGCCTCGGCGTCTACGGGGCGTTCCTGCTCGGCGGTACGTCGATCATGCTGGCGCTGTTCGCGGTGGCGCTGGCCGGCACCGGTCTGCTCACCACGGTCGGCGTGATCGTCGCCATGGACACCTTCGGGCCGGTCTCCGACAACGCCCAGGGCATCGCCGAGATGTCCGGCGACGTCGAGGGCGCGGGCGCGCAGGTGCTCACCAACCTGGACGCCGTCGGCAACACCACCAAGGCCATCACCAAGGGCATCGCCATCGCCACCGCCGTCCTGGCGGCGTCGGCGCTCTTCGGGTCGTACCGTGACGCCATCACCACGGGCGCCCGGGACGTCGGCGAGAAACTGTCCGGCGACGGGGCTCCGATGAGTCTGATGATGGACATCTCGCAGCCCAACAACCTCGTCGGCCTCATCGCGGGCGCCGCGGTCGTCTTCCTGTTCTCCGGGCTCGCCATCAACGCCGTGTCGCGGTCGGCCGGTTCCGTGGTCTACGAGGTGCGGCGGCAGTTCCGCGAGCACCCCGGGATCATGGACTACAGCGAGAAGCCGGAGTACGGCAAGGTCGTGGACATCTGCACCCGGGACGCCCTGCGCGAGCTCGCCACGCCCGGACTGCTGGCCGTGCTGGCACCCATCTTCATCGGGTTCACGCTCGGCGTCGGCGCGCTCGGCTCGTTCCTGGCGGGCGCGATCGGGGCGGGCACGCTCATGGCGGTGTTCCTGGCCAACTCCGGCGGTGCCTGGGACAACGCCAAGAAGCTCGTCGAGGACGGTCATCACGGCGGCAAGGGCAGCGAGGCCCACGCCGCGACCGTCATCGGCGACACGGTCGGCGACCCCTTCAAGGACACCGCCGGGCCCGCGATCAACCCGCTGCTGAAGGTGATGAACCTCGTCGCGCTGCTCATCGCGCCCGCGGTCATCAAGTTCAGCTACGGCGAGGACAAGAGCATCGGCGTCCGGATCGGGATCGCCCTGCTCTCGCTCGCCGTGATCGTCGGCGCGGTCTATGTCTCCAAGCGGCGCGGGATCGCCGTGGGGGACGAGGAGGACAGTGCCAAGAGGGTGGCCGGTTCGGCCGATCCCGCGGTGGTTTCGTAG